A stretch of the Carassius carassius chromosome 50, fCarCar2.1, whole genome shotgun sequence genome encodes the following:
- the LOC132133255 gene encoding homeobox protein DBX1-B-like, with the protein MMLPSVIAPPAMYPNFLRPSAAFSLPPTLQSAFRTQSSFLVEDLLRISKPASFMHRSIPSQSASPPGTALNNSFAVHVAMSTSLSKRSSSPQTSISNDPNYLKFGVNAILASTTRKASPPPSVQGMNAKTFPFPCFDALFHPFIRASYFSASSSAVPIPGTFVWPLTARGKPRRGMLRRAVFSDVQRKALEKMFQKQKYISKPDRKKLATKLGLKDSQVKIWFQNRRMKWRNSKERELLSSGGCREQTLPTKMNPNPDLSDVGKKFETDDAVLRESPRPPFCQPRGDHEFNVDLRFTSPVISSNHSDFSESEDEEITVS; encoded by the exons ATGATGTTGCCAAGTGTTATTGCGCCACCTGCTATGTACCCGAACTTTCTGCGGCCCTCGGCGGCTTTTTCCTTGCCTCCCACTTTACAGTCAGCGTTCAGAACGCAATCGAGTTTCCTGGTGGAGGACCTGTTGAGGATCAGCAAACCTGCCTCCTTCATGCACAGGAGCATCCCGTCCCAAAGCGCATCTCCTCCGGGCACAGCTCTAAACAACTCCTTCGCAGTCCACGTCGCCATGTCTACGTCTTTGTCAAAAAGATCAAGCTCTCCACAAACATCAATTTCAAACGATCCAAATTACTTGAAGTTCGGAGTGAATGCGATTCTCGCGTCAACAACCCGAAAAG CTTCACCACCACCTTCAGTGCAAGGGATGAATGCGAAAACATTTCCGTTTCCATGCTTTGACGCCTTATTCCACCCATTCATCAGAGCATCATATTTCTCAG CATCGTCTTCAGCAGTGCCTATTCCCGGAACTTTCGTATGGCCCCTCACAGCTCGAGGGAAACCGAGGAGAGGAATGCTTCGACGGGCCGTCTTCTCTGACGTGCAACGAAAAGCGTTAGAAAAGATGTTTCAGAAACAAAAGTACATCAGCAAACCAGATAGAAAGAAACTGGCGACGAAGCTTGGCCTTAAAGACTCACAG GTAAAAATTTGGTTCCAAAATCGAAGAATGAAATGGCGCAATTCTAAAGAAAGAGAGCTTCTGTCGTCAGGAGGTTGCAGGGAACAAACATTGCCGACGAAAATGAACCCCAACCCTGACCTGAGCGACGTTGGAAAAAAGTTTGAAACTGACGATGCGGTCCTGAGAGAAAGCCCGCGCCCGCCTTTCTGTCAGCCGCGCGGAGATCACGAGTTCAACGTAGATTTACGTTTCACTTCGCCTGTCATCTCAAGCAATCACTCAGACTTCTCAGAATCAGAGGACGAGGAAATAACCGTGTCATAA